In Nocardia sp. NBC_00403, the DNA window GAGCAGCCCACGCTGGAGCTGCCGGGCCTTACCGTCGGTGCGCTGGATTCCGGCGAGATCGCGGCCAAGTTCGATCTGCAGCTCGTCGTCGAGCCCCTCCTGCTCGCGGACGGGAAGCCCGGCGAGATCGCCGCGGTATTCAACTATGCCACCGACCTTTTCGAGGAGTCGACGGCGCAGGCATTCGGTCGCAGGCTGACGCGCATCATGGCGGCCGCGGCCGCCGATCAACAGGTGCTCATCGGCGACATCGATATCCTCGACGCCGAGGAGCGTGACCGGGTGCGTATCGGACCGGCCGCGGCCCCCGAACCGAGTGTCGTAGGACCGGCCTCCGGTGGGACCAGGCTGACCCAGGCACTGGCCGCGGCGGTGGACGACGATCCCGACGCACCTGCGCTGGTGTGGGGCGAGGACGAAATGTCCTACCAGCAGCTCGATGCCCAGTCCTCGCGCCTGGCCAGGGTACTGATCGGGCATGGTTGCGGTCCCGGTGTCGGGGTGGGGGTCCGGCTGGATCGCGGCACCGACTCGGTGGTCGCGGTGTGGGCGGTGCTCAAGGCGGGTGCCGCGCTGGTACTGCTGGCTACGGCCGATATGCCGTTGCCCGCCGCACCGGTCGTCAAGATCGGGCTGACCGCCGGAGGGCAGCCGGTCGATATGGGTGGTGTCGACTGGCTGCGACTGGACGATGCGGCGGTGATCGCCGAGATCGCCGAGCAATCGGCGCGCCCGGTGACCTACGCGGCTCGCAACGGCGTGCTGCGCGGCGAAGATCCGGCACTGGTGGTCGCGGCGAGCGGCGTGACGATGACCTACGACGAGTTGGCCGTAGCCACCGATCGGCTGCGCACCCGTACCGGCCTGACCGTCGAGTCCCGCACCTTCCAGTGCGGACGGCCGGATTCGCCTGCCGCCTTGCTGGAAGTGGTGGCCGCGGGAGCGACCGGTGCCGCCTTGGTCGTGGTTCCCGGCACCGAGCTTGCGGTGGCCGATCTGGCGACTTCGCTGGCCGATGAGTGGGTTACCCATCTGCTCGCCGATCGGTCGACCCTCGACGCCATCGATACCGCGTTGCTGGAAGACCTTCAGGCCGTCGTGCTCGATGACGGGTCTACGGTCGAATCGGTGTCGGTGTCGGTGTCGGGGTCGGCCGAGGTGGTCCTACTCGAGGAGCTGCTGATGGTCAGGTGCTGGTAACGAACCAAGGCTCGCGAGATCGGTATCTGCTTCTGTGGCGTACGCACAGTTACTTGTAAAACAAGCGACAGGAAGAGTTCTGCAATGCTCGGTGTGTTCGGGAATGGGCAAACGGCCCCGCGGTACTGCGGTCGAACGGTGACGGTGGCATGAGCTGCCCCACTCGCGCACGTCCCACCCGAACCCGCAAAGCCCGCGTCACAACGCTGCCGCAGCTGATGGCGACCGCCGTGGAGTCGAACCCCGGCGGTGTCGCGCTCGTCTTCGCCGATGCCACGACGACCCACGCGCAGCTGAGCTATGCCGAACTCGACGACCGGTCGACCCGACTGGCCCGACTGCTGATCGACCATGGGATCGGACCCGAAGATCTTGTCGCGGTGGGCATTCCGCGGTCGGTGGAGTCGGTGGTCGCGGTGTGGGCGATCGCCAAGAGCGGTGCGGGCTTCGTTCCCGTCGACCCGAACTATCCGGCCGATCGTGTCGCGCACATGGTCTCCGATTCCGGAGCTGTGCTCGGACTGACCGTGGCGTCGGTGCGCTCCGACCTGCCCGGCCAGGTCGAGTGGCTGGAAATCGATACCCCGGAGCTCGGGCGGCTGCTGCGGCAATTTCCGGCGGATCCGGTCACCAACGCGGATCGGGCGCGCCAGTTGCGCGCCGAGCATCCCGCCTATGCGATCTACACATCGGGATCGACGGGCCTTCCGAAGGGCGTGGTCGTCACCCAGGCCGGTCTGTCGAGTTTCTGTGACGAGCAGCGCGAGCGGTATCGGGTGACGTCCGCGTCGCGGACGCTGCATTTCGCATCGCCGTCGTTCGACGCGTCGGTGCTGGAGTTGCTGCTTGCACTCGGTGGCGCCGCGACGATGGTGGTGGTTTCGCCAACCGTCTATGGCGGTGACGAGCTGGCCGAGTTGCTGCGCAGGGAGCGGGTGACGCACGGGTTCATCACCCCGGCCGCGCTTGCCTCGCTCCCGCCCGAGGGGCTCGACGAGCTGCGTGTCGTGGTGGCGGGCGGTGAAGCGTGCCCGCCGGAATTGGTGCGGCGCTGGGTCTTACCGATTTCCGGTGGAACTCGCGAGTTCTTCAATGGTTACGGTCCCACTGAGACCACCATCATGACCAACATCTCCGCACCGATGACGCCCGGCGAGCCGGTGACGATCGGTGGGCCGATCCGCGCGATCACGGAGTTCGTGCTGGATGATCGGCTGGCTCCGGTCCCGGACCGGGTGCCGGGCGAGCTCTACATCTCCGGGGCACAGCTGGCTCGCGGATATCATGACCGGCCGGGGTTGACCGCTGTCCGGTTCGTCGCGGATCCCTTCGGCCCGCCCGGCTCTCGGCTCTACCGCACCGGTGACCTGGCCCGTTGGACCGTGGACCAGGAGTTGGAATACCTGGGGCGTAACGATTTCCAGGTAAAGATCCGTGGCTTCCGTATCGAACTCGGTGAGATCGACGCGATCTTGGCCGCCCATGAGACCACCGATTTCGCTGTCACCATCGGGCACGAACTCGACAGCGGCAGCACAATTCTCGTGTCGTATGTGCATGGCGCGAACGGCATGTCCGCGGATCCGGAGCAGTTGACGGCGTTGGCCGAGCAGAGCCTGCCCGCCCATATGGTGCCGACCGTCATCATGGTGCTCGACGAGATTCCGCTGACGCCGGTCGGCAAGTTGGATCGCCGGGCGCTGCCCGCACCACAGTTGCGCACCAAGGTTTTCCGTGCCCCTTCGGATCCGTTCGAGACCGTGGTGGCGAGTATGTTCGCCGAGGTACTCGGTACCGACGAGCAGGTCGGCGCCGACGATGACTTCTTCGCGCTCGGCGGAAACTCGCTGATCGCCACCCAGCTGATGGCCCGTTTGGGTGCGGCGCTGGATACCCGCGTTCAGGCGCGCTGGCTGTTCGAGACGCCGACTGTCGCAGGACTGGCCGCTGTGCTGGCGGAGCATTCGGGCTCCGGCGGACGTACCGCGCTGGTCGCCGGTCCACGGCCGGAGCGGATTCCCTTGTCGCTCGCGCAGCAGCGGATGTGGTTCCTGAACCGGTTCGATCCGGAGTCGACGGCCTACAACATTCCGATCGCGGTCCGCTTGCGTGGTGCGCTGGATACCCGAGCTCTCGCCGCGGCTGTCGCGGATCTCGTTGCCAGGCACGAGGTGTTGCGGACCATTTACCCGGAGACCGAGGACGGTCCGGTGCAGGCGATCCTGCCCGCGGAGCAGGCCGCGCCGCAGCTGGACGTCCAGGTGGTCGGCGCGCAGGAGATCGAGTCCGTGGTGGCGCAGTTCCTGTCGACGGTCTTCGATGTGACCGCCGAGGTGCCGTTGCGAGCCGGGTTGTTCCGGCTCGACGAGTCCGATAGCGAATACGTCCTTGCGCTGGTTGTGCACCATATCGCGGGCGACGGGTCCTCGATCGGTCCGTTGACACGTGATCTGATGACGGCGTACGCGGCGCGATCGGTGGACCTGGCGCCGGAGTGGGCGCCGCTCGCCGTGCAGTACGCGGACTTCAGCATCTGGCAGCGTGAACTGCTGGGTAGCGAGGACGACGCGGAGTCGTTGGCGGCCAAGCAGATCGCGTACTGGCGTGGTGCGCTCGCGGAGCTGCCGGATCAGTTGGATCTGCCGACGGATCGGCCGCGGCCCGCGGTGCAGTCGTTCGCCGGAGGCAAGGTCGAGGTGCGAATCGACGCCGAAACGCACCGGGGCTTGGTGCAATTGGCGCGGGGCGAAGGCGCAACGCTGTTCATGGTCGTGCACACCGCACTCGCGTTGCTGCTGGCCCGTTTGTCGGGAACCGACGATATCGCCATCGGCACACCGATGGCGGGTCGTGGTGAGCGTGAACTCGACGACCTGATCGGCATGTTCGTCAACACCCTGGTGTTCCGGACCCGGATCGACGCGGGCGAGTCGTTCATGGATTTGCTCGCGCGTCAACGGGAATCGGATATCCAGGCGATGGCGCATGCGGATGTGCCGTTCGAGCGACTTGTCGAGGTGCTCAACCCGGTGCGCTCGACCGCGCGCCATCCGCTGTTCCAGGTGGGTCTGTCGTTCCAGAACCTGGCCAAGTCCGAACTGGCGTTGGCGGACCTGACGGTATCGGGTGTGGATTTCGATGCCGCGGTGTCGCAGTTCGATTTGCACTGGATCGTGGGCGACAGCTACGACGCGGAGGGAAATCCGGCCGGGATAGGTGGAGCCCTCACCTACGCCATCGGCTTGTTCGACGAATCGACGGCGCGTGACTTCGTCGAGCGATTCCAGCGGTTGCTCAGTGCGATTATCGCCGCGCCGCGCGCCGCGGTCGGTGACATCGACATGCTCGATGCGGCCGAGCGGGTCGCGTTGGTGGTCGGCCGAAACGCCACCGAACATCCGGTGGATTCGGCGGCGACCTTGGTGTCGCTGCTGGACGCGACGACGACCGCCGCACCGGATGCGGTGGCATTGGTCGGTGCCGACGGCAACTCGATGACCTACCGTGAGTTGGACGCGCGAGTGAATCGCCTCGCCAGGTACCTGATTTCGCAGGGCGTCGGCCCGGATGCCAGGGTTGCTCTTGCCTTGCGCCGCTCGGTGGACCTTGTGGTCGCTATGTATGCGGTGGCACGGGCCGGTGGTGCTTATGTTCCGGTGGATCCGGATCAGCCTGCCGAGCGAACCGGCTACATCCTCGAAACTGCCCGGCCCGTGTGCGTGCTGACCAGCGCTGCTGAGGACTTCGCCGATACGGTGGCACCCGTGGTGCGGATGGAAGCGCTCGAGCAGGCAGGTATTTCGGACGCGCCGATCGCCGATGCGGAGCGCGTTGCGCCGGTGGATCCGAGGCACGCCGCGTATGTGATTTTCACGTCCGGTTCGACGGGGCGTCCCAAGGGCGTCGCGGTCTCACACGGTGCCATTGCCAACCAGTTGCTCTGGAAGGCAGCAGAATTCGGGCTCGGTCCGGGTGACGCTGTGCTGTTGAAGACGGCCGCGACGTTCGATCTTTCGGTGTGGGAGTTCTGGTCGGCGACCGTGTGTGGCGGCAGGCTGGTTATCGCCGCGCCGGACGGGCATCGCGACCCGGCCTACTTGAATGACCTGATGGCGCGCGAATCGGTCACGACACTGCATGTGGTGCCGTCGATGCTCGACGCGCTGTTGGAGGGCCGCCTGCCCTTCACGCTGCGCCGGGTGCTGGCCATCGGGGAGGCGCTGCCCCGCGCGCTTGCGCAACGCTTCCTGCGCACCTATCCGGTGAAGGACCTGTTCAACCTCTATGGTCCGACCGAGGCCGCGGTGTCCATCACCAGCCATCGGGTGACCGCCGCAGATACGGTGTCGGTGCCGATCGGTCTGCCCGAGTGGAACAGCCAGGTCTATGTGCTCGATGCGCGGCTGCGGCCCGTCCCGCCCGGCATCGCCGGGGAGTTGTACCTCGCGGGCGCGCAACTGGCCCGCGGCTACTTCGGCCGACCGGATCTGACCGTGGATCGGTTCGTGGCCAACCCCTTCGGGTCGGGCAGCCGCATGTATCGTACCGGCGACCTGGTGGTCTGGAATACCGCCGGCGTGTTGGAGTACCGGGGCCGCACCGACTTCCAGGTGAAGGTCCGTGGTTTCCGTATCGAGCTGGGTGAGATCGAGGCCGCGCTCGAGGTGCTGCCGTCACTCGCTCAGACCGCCGTGCTCGCGAAGTCCGACACCAAGACCGGTGATCGCCTGGTGGCCTATCTGGTGCCTGCCGATCTTGCCGCGGGTGTCGATGTGGCCGAGGTGAGGTCCGCGCTCAGTGCTGTCCTGCCCTCCTACATGGTCCCCGACGCTTTCGTGGTGCTGGATGCATTGCCGCTGAATATGAACGGCAAGCTGGATCGAAAGGCGTTGCCGGAGCCGGAGTCCACCGTGCGTGCCTATCGGGCACCGGTCACCGAGTGGGAGACACTCGCCTGTCATGCGTTCGCCGAGGTGCTCGGTGTCGAGCGAATCGGCTTGGATGACAACTTCTTCGAGCTCGGTGGCAATTCGCTGGTAGCCACCAAGTTGGCCGCACGGCTGGGTGCGGCACTGGCCCAACAGGTTCCGGTGATGCTGTTGTTCACCGGACCCACTCCGGCGGAACTGGTTGCCCAGTTGCAAGCACGCGGAGTCGGCCGGCTCGATATCGGCGCCGCGTTCGATGTGATGCTGCCGCTGCGTCGATCCGGCACGGCCGCGCCGCTGTTCTGTATCCATCCGATCGGTGGCATCGCCTGGTCGTTCGCGGGCTTGGCGGCTCATCTCGATCGGGACCGGCCGATCTACGGTTTACAGTCGCCGGTGCTCGGTTCGGATGAGGCGCTACCGGATTCGATCGACGACTGGGCGCGCCGCTACGTCAAGGAAGTCCGCGCGGTACAGCCCGAAGGGCCGTACCACCTGCTCGGCTGGTCACTGGGCGGTGTGCTCGCGCACGCCATGGCGGTGCAGTTGCAGAGCGAAGGCCAGCAGGTCGCGCTGCTCGCGATGATGGACAGCCATCTGGTTGCGACGCATGCGACGGCGGCCGTGCCGATTGCCGAACTGCTCGGCGGACTGCTCGGCGGCCAGGCAACCGATCTGAGCCTCGGCGCGGACGTGGACGTGACCGAGCTCGCGCGGCGACTCGCCGACCTGCCCGAGCCGTTCGCGTCGTTCGGCGCCGAGCGGATCGCCCGGGTGTTGGAGGCCGGTATTCGCTCGGCGACCTTCATCGGTGCGTACCGTGCGCGACCGTTCGTCGGTGATGTCGTGTACTTCACCGCCGCCCACGATGATGCGACCGGCAGCGCGGGTGCCGGGACGTGGGTCGACGCGGTATCGGGCGCTGTACACAACTATCCGGTGCAGTCCACGCATTGGCGCATGACGACCGATTCCGCGCTGACCGAGATCGGCACGGTCTTGGGTGCGGTCTTGCCGCGCTCGGCGGTCTAGACGAGCGCTTGGGCGAGAATCTGAACCGTGCGCACATGCGACGGAGGTGAAATCGAGACGGCGCTGCTCGCTCAGCCTGCCGTGAGCCAGGCGGCGGCACTGGTGGTGCCGTCGGTCAGCGGCGATCAGTTGGTCGGCTATGTGGTGCCGCGGCCGGGTCGGCAGATCGAGCAGCAGCAACCCGTATCGGCCTGACCGTCGAGTCCAGCACCTTCCAGTGCGGACGGCCGGACTCGCCTGTCGTGCTGCTCGAGGTGGTCGCGGCGGGAGCCTCGCTGGTC includes these proteins:
- a CDS encoding AMP-binding enzyme, with the translated sequence MRTCDGGEIETALLAQPAVSQAAALVVPSVSGDQLVGYVVPRPGRQIEQQQPVSA